The genome window CAGGCTTTTGTAGAAATGGCAGGTATTTTCATTAGTCAAAAACAACAAAAGTTAGTTGCCGGTGAAGATAATACTATACATTTAAAATTAAGTTCTATTTCAAATAAAGAAGTAGCCAAGATAAAAGCATACTACTTCATAAAATATGATACCGATAGTGAAAAATTAATAATAGATAGGGATTTTAATAATAAAGACATAACCCTTACTCTAAATTTTGAAATGCTTTTGGATAAAGTACTGCCGAAGCTAAGAGAGTATGTATTAAATAAATATGGCAATATTGTAAGTCCAGAAGATAACGAGCAAGTGAAAGCAATGAAGTCGATATTTGGGGATGAGGAAGTGTATAGTAGTTTAATAAAAAGGGATAATACCCATAAATTTTTATTGGCTGCTAAAAATAATGATGAGCAAGTAGTACTAAAGTTACTTACTGATCGTTTAACCCGTCCTTCTAGACTTGAAAATATAGTAGATATTATAACCAAAGCTAACAATATTCTAAAAGAAAATTTTAAAAAGAATGAGCTAGATAATAGCTTAGCATTAGAGCAGACTGAGTATTCCTCTCCTGGATTTGATGTTAAGAAAAAGAGTAATGATGAAATTATCCAAGAGCTTAAGCAGGCGTGCAAGGATGGAAATACAATAGAAATAATATATTTACTAACTTCGCCTAATCTTAAGTTTACATGTGATACTATGCATGATTGTTTTACTTTAGCTGCTGATAACGGGCATATAAAAGTATTAAAACCGCTGCTTAAGTATACTAATAGTGCTGAAACAAATAATGAGATAAGTATATATACTTTCATTTATGCTGCTAAGAGTGGTCACATAAAGGTATTAGAATTATTGCTTAAATATATCAAAGATCCCAAAAAGCATCTAGAAGTAAGTGTGGCCGCTTTCACTCATGCTGCTAAAAACGGAAATATAGAGGTATTAGAATTATTATTGAAACAATGTCTAAATGATGATGAAAAAGATATACTAATTAGTTCTGTTGACTATAAACCTTTTAGATATGCTGCAAAAAATGGCAATATAGAGGTTTTAGAATTACTGCTTAAACATACTTCTAGTCAAGAGAAGGTAGATAATATGATTCATGCTCGATATGATGATAGTTTTTTTAATGCTGCTCGTATGCGCCATATTGAAGTTTTAAAGCTCTTAATAAAACATACACCAGACCATGAAAAAAGAAATGAAATGATTCATGCTCGCAACAATAAACTATTTATTAACGTTACTACTAAAAATAAGCCTGAAGTATTAAAGTTTTTGTTAAACCATACACATGAGCAAGAAAAAAGAAATGAAATGATACATATGCGTGATGATCAAGGATTTATCAATGCTGCAAAAAATGGTCATATAGAGGTGCTAAAATTATTGCTAGAATATACCCAAGATGAACAAATAAGATATCAGATGTTTCGTGCCCAAAGCGATACTATTATAACTAGTATTGCAGAAAGTGGTAAAGTAACAGTGCTAAATTTTTTGATTGAGAACACCTCAAATCAAGAAAAAAGAGAAGAAATAATTCATGCACAAAATAATAAAGATTTTTTCTATTCCATTTCATCATATAAAAATTTAATGTTTAGAACTTTAATTTCTTCAATTAAAGGTAATTTAATATCTGAGTTTTTAAAATATGAAATAATTCCTATTTTGAAAACAGAGACTAATAGAAAATACATTGAAACTTATTTGTGCTTGGATGAATATTTTAAAATTGTACATAAGTTAAATAATTTACATTTTGTATGTAAAAATATTTATTCATCTTTTAAAGAACAACTAGCAATTCCTCATGAAATTTCATCATATATATTCTCTATTGTAGTAGGAGTTGAGAGTAGGGCTCAACTAGAAAAGATAGAAGCCATAAAGAGAGAAGTAAATGAAGAAAGTAAATTTAATGTTGC of Candidatus Jidaibacter acanthamoeba contains these proteins:
- a CDS encoding ankyrin repeat domain-containing protein, with translation QAFVEMAGIFISQKQQKLVAGEDNTIHLKLSSISNKEVAKIKAYYFIKYDTDSEKLIIDRDFNNKDITLTLNFEMLLDKVLPKLREYVLNKYGNIVSPEDNEQVKAMKSIFGDEEVYSSLIKRDNTHKFLLAAKNNDEQVVLKLLTDRLTRPSRLENIVDIITKANNILKENFKKNELDNSLALEQTEYSSPGFDVKKKSNDEIIQELKQACKDGNTIEIIYLLTSPNLKFTCDTMHDCFTLAADNGHIKVLKPLLKYTNSAETNNEISIYTFIYAAKSGHIKVLELLLKYIKDPKKHLEVSVAAFTHAAKNGNIEVLELLLKQCLNDDEKDILISSVDYKPFRYAAKNGNIEVLELLLKHTSSQEKVDNMIHARYDDSFFNAARMRHIEVLKLLIKHTPDHEKRNEMIHARNNKLFINVTTKNKPEVLKFLLNHTHEQEKRNEMIHMRDDQGFINAAKNGHIEVLKLLLEYTQDEQIRYQMFRAQSDTIITSIAESGKVTVLNFLIENTSNQEKREEIIHAQNNKDFFYSISSYKNLMFRTLISSIKGNLISEFLKYEIIPILKTETNRKYIETYLCLDEYFKIVHKLNNLHFVCKNIYSSFKEQLAIPHEISSYIFSIVVGVESRAQLEKIEAIKREVNEESKFNVAEGIIRKVNSRALFIEKIMKYDQTLDRGAKTRE